In Dermacentor silvarum isolate Dsil-2018 chromosome 2, BIME_Dsil_1.4, whole genome shotgun sequence, the following proteins share a genomic window:
- the LOC119440179 gene encoding putative nuclease HARBI1, which produces MAILAVDPVRSGSDHDSFVWRTTWLRRRFQAGRSANPAEYRLGDSGYLLEPWIQPPVAGHPPTQTAEGKHNTAHTAMRSRYRTLLYEPERAANIVAACVVLHNLRLFDDVEEDNESHDNSSKSRSSSELDNNADPKPYGLPRNRGLDWII; this is translated from the exons ATGGCGATCCTGGCCGTGGATCCAGTGCGATCGGGGTCGGATCACGACTCGTTTGTCTGGCGGACAACATGGCTGCGCCGGCGGTTCCAAGCCGGGCGCAGCGCGAATCCCGCGGAATACCGTCTCG GTGACAGTGGCTACCTCTTGGAGCCGTGGATCCAGCCCCCGGTTGCCGGCCATCCTCCAACGCAAACAGCCGAGGGAAAGCACAACACAGCACATACCGCCATGCGTTCT CGGTACCGCACCCTCCTCTACGAGCCGGAACGTGCAGCCAACATTGTCGCGGCATGTGTTGTGTTGCACAACCTTCGGCTGTTCGACGACGTAGAAGAGGATAATGAAAGTCATGACAACAGCAGCAAGAGCAGAAGTAGTAGCGAGCTTGACAATAACGCCGACCCCAAACCATACGGCCTGCCCCGAAACAGGGGTCTCGATTGGATTATCTGA